From Opisthocomus hoazin isolate bOpiHoa1 chromosome 10, bOpiHoa1.hap1, whole genome shotgun sequence, a single genomic window includes:
- the TBC1D2B gene encoding TBC1 domain family member 2B isoform X2 translates to MTYWLQELQQKRWEYCNNLDAAKRDSRTSPTPSDFSKGLVAKDSPDLSVPSQNASAERARNILAVETSPTDLVGEQAASQPAPVQPSAINFSLKQWSTELKNSVSSLRKGNNENRKSIFYTTEEWELLDPTPKDLEDSMALEEKRKHLAEGSKGLTSSAFPFDFGRIPHKTRRPLKDMIGSSKNRNSSDSSPTEWCSGNGSKLVSELQLKYQSQQEELEKLKKDLLSQKELVRLLQQTVRSSQYDKYFASRLCEGVPKDKLELLHQKDDQIVGLNNQLEKLNLEKDSLQQEVKNLKCKVGELNERLGMLMETIQAKDEVIMKLSRQLSECEDSTSSQSGAVSSSMATCTNKELQELDRLKDNLQGYKTQNKFLNKEILELSALRRNAEAREREWQAKYTSLEAKLCQIESKYLILLQEMKTPVCSEEQSPAREVITQLLEDALKAETSEQPEQAFFKPHLVSEYDIYGFQTVPEDDDEEKLVAKSRALDLRSLSLSENREISTGVKWENYLASTMNREMMRCVELKNLIRSGIPHEHRSKIWKWCVNLHVKKFKDSTVPGYFQTLLQNALEKQNPASKQIELDLLRTLPNNKHYCSPTCEGIQKLRNVLLAFSWRNPDIGYCQGLNRLVAIALLYLEQEDAFWCLVTIVEVFMPRDYYTKTLLGSQVDQRVFKDLMSEKLPRLHAHFEQYKVDYTLITFNWFLVVFVDSVVSDILFKIWDSFLYEGPKVIFRFALALLKYKEEEILKLQDSMSIFKYLRYFTRTILDARKLTGIAFGDLNPFPLRQIRNRRTYHLEKVRLELTELEAIREDFLRERETCVEKRDLISDDEEDS, encoded by the exons CTGCAGCAGAAGAGGTGGGAATACTGCAACAACCTCGACGCTGCAAAAAGGGACAGCCGAACTTCCCCAACACCAAGTGACTTTTCCAAAGGTCTCGTTGCCAAAGACAGCCCTG atTTGAGTGTCCCAAGTCAAAATGCTTCAGCAGAGCGAGCTAGAAATATTCTAGCTGTGGAGACTTCTCCGACAGACCTGGTGGGGGAACAAGCAGCTTCCCAACCTGCACCAGTCCAACCAAGTGCCATCAACTTCTCTCTTAAACAATGGAGTACCGAGCTCAA AAATTCAGTGTCctctttaagaaaaggaaataatgaaaacCGCAAGAGCATATTTTATACCACCGAGGAGTGGGAATTGCTGGATCCAACCCCAAAAGACTTGGAGGACTCGATGGCCctagaagaaaagaggaaacacCTGGCAGAAGGAAGTAAAG GACTGACTAGTTCAGCTTTTCCATTTGATTTTGGCCGCATTCCACACAAAACGAGGCGCCCGTTAAAAGACATGATTGGATCAAGCAAAAACCGGAACAGCAGTGACTCTTCTCCAACGGAGTGGTGTTCTGGTAATGGCAGCAAACTAGTCTCTGAGCTGCAGCTGAAGTATCAAAGCCAGCAAGAagagctggagaagctgaagaaagaTCTCCTGAGCCAAAAG GAACTTGTGCGACTTCTGCAGCAAACAGTCCGATCTTCCCAGTATGATAAGTATTTTGCAAGTCGTCTTTGTGAGGGGGTTCCGAAAGACAAGTTAGAGCTGCTGCACCAAAAAGATGACCAGATTGTGGGTCTCAACAACCAGCTTGAAAAGTTAAATCTGGAAAAAGATAGTCTCCAGCAGGAAGTAAAGAATCTGAAATGTAAGGTTGGAGAACTGAATGAGCGGCTGGGTATGTTGATGGAAACTATTCAAGCTAAAGACGAAGTGATCATGAAACTCTCTCGTCAACTCAGTGAGTGTGAGGACAGTACATCCTCTCAAAGTGGAGCAGTAAGTTCTTCCATGGCCACCTGTACGAATAAGGAACTACAGGAACTGGACAGACTAAAA GACAATCTTCAGGGTTATAAGACccagaataaatttttaaataaggAGATTTTGGAACTTTCTGCTCTACGAAGAAATGCAGAAGCAAGAGAGAGAGAATGGCAGGCAAAG TATACTAGCTTGGAAGCCAAACTCTGTCAGATAGAAAGTAAATACTTGATCTTGCTTCAAGAAATGAAAACTCCTGTTTGTTCTGAGGAGCAGAGTCCTGCTCGTGAGGTCATCACACAGTTACTGGAAGATGCCTTGAAAGCAGAAACAAGTGAACAGCCAGAACAAGCATTTTTCAAACCACACCTGGTCAG TGAATATGATATATATGGTTTTCAGACGGTCCCAGAGGATGATGATGAGGAGAAACTAGTAGCAAAATCACGAGCTTTGGACCTGAGATCGCTTTCTCTCAGTGAAAATAGAGAGATCTCCACAGGAGTGAAATGGGAAAACTATCTTGCAAGCACAATGAATAGAGAGATGATGCGCTGTGTAGAACTGAAGAATCTCATTCGATCTGGAATTCCACATGAACATCGTTCCAAGATATGGAAATGGTGTGTCAATCTCCATGTTAAAAAGTTCAAGGACAGCACTGTTCCTGGATACTTCCAAACGTTGCTTCAAAATGCTCTGGAGAAACAGAATCCTGCATCTAAACAAATTGAGTTGGATCTCTTGAGAACTTTGCCAAACAACAAACATTATTGCTCCCCAACATGCGAAGGGATCCAAAAGCTGCGAAACGTGCTGCTGGCATTTTCGTGGAGGAATCCTGATATAGGATATTGCCAAGGGCTCAACAG ATTGGTAGCAATTGCGCTTCTGTACTTGGAACAGGAAGATGCTTTTTGGTGTCTAGTAACAATAGTGGAAGTTTTCATGCCTCGTGATTATTACACGAAGACACTGCTAGGATCTCAG GTTGATCAGCGAGTATTCAAGGATTTAATGAGTGAGAAGCTTCCACGGCTGCATGCTCATTTTGAACAGTACAAAGTGGACTATACTCTTATAACTTTCAACTGGTTTCTCGTGGTATTTGTGGACAGCGTGGTTAGCGACATCCTTTTTAAAATCTGGGACTCCTTCCTGTATGAGGGACCAAAG GTAATATTCCGATTTGCCTTGGCACTTCTTAAATACAAAGAAGAGGAAATCTTGAAACTGCAAGATTCAATGTCCATTTTCAAGTACCTGCGGTATTTCACACGCACTATACTGGATGCTAG GAAACTGACTGGTATTGCTTTTGGAGACCTGAATCCTTTCCCATTACGTCAGATCAGGAACCGGAGGACCTATCACCTGGAGAAAGTGCGTCTTGAACTAACTGAACTAGAAGCCATTCGTGAGGATTTCCTGCGTGAACGGGAGACGTGTGTAGAAAAAAGAGACCTTATTAGTGATGATGAGGAGGATAGTTGA